The genomic interval ATTCCTAGTAAAATTATTTCATCTACTTTTCCAGTTCCTTCTTTAAAAAATTTTGCTAGAGAACTTTGTCCAAGCATCTCTTGACTTACAATAAAGTATCCATTTATTGCCCTTGATGCTATTGGTATAAATATTAATATTCTCATATCTAAATTTTTATTTAAAACAGTAAACATTCCAGCAAATTCTACTAATAGTAATAAAACTACAGAAATAACTGAAAAAGCTCCAACTGTAGAATCCTTTAAAATTCTAAGCTTTGTCTCCTTATCTCTTCTAGAAAGAAGTGCGTCAGAAACATCCATAAAACCATCTAAGTGTAAGAATCCAGTTAAAATATATGGCACCGTTAAAATAAGAGCTGCCATAAGCATAATTGGTACATTTAGCTTACTTAATACAAAAAAACTTAAATACCAAAGTGCTCCTATAATTAACCCTATGAAAGGATAAAGCTTCATTATATGTTTTGCAGCCCTGTCATCCCATTCATATTTAGGCAATGGAATAACTGTAAACATGCTTAAGGTCATATTTATAGCCTTATAAAAAATTTTCATCTTCTAAAACCTCCTCTCCTTTATGAAATATTAAGTTTCCAAAGGAAGCTTCTATAACCACATCTGAGAAGGAAGCTAATTCACAATTTATTTTGCCTAATTCTCTTTTAAAAGACTCAGTATAAGAATCATATTTAATTCCATCACTAAAAACATAATCTGAAACTATTACTAAATTAGAAACCTTAGTTCCTAGTCTCTTTATGTCCTTTAAAATATTACTATGTACACTTTCATTAAATTCTTTTCCTACAAACATCTCATTAGTAACTAAAGAGGTTAAACTGTCTAGTAAAACAGTATCTTCCTTAGAAAATTTATAAAATATCTCATTTAAATTTCTATGTTTTTCAATGGTTTTAAAATCATATTTTTCTCTATTCTTCAAATGATTTTCTATTCTCTTTAAATCCTCTGAATCATAAGGGTTCATAGTAGCTAAGTAATAAAGCTTCCCTTTTCCTTTTTTTGAAAGATTACTACTATAAAATTCAGCATAAGAAGATTTGCTACTCTTAGCGCCTCCAATAATTAAAACTATCATAACTAATTAAATTAACTCCTATAATATTTTTAAAGTTTTAAAGAACAATATAACATTCTTCATCCTTTACATCTTCTAAATAGCTGTTATCTATATTTCCTTCTTCAAAGGTTGCCATATTATTCATCATGGCTGTTGCAAAATCAATTACTGAGAAAGCTATTGGGCATCCACTTCCTTCTCCTAATCTCATATTTAAATCTAACATAGGATCTAAACCTAACTCTTTTATAGCTAACTCATATCCTATTTCCTGTGATTTATGAGAAGTAAAACAAAATTCTTTAACTAAAGGATTTAATCTATTAGCTAAAAGAGCTGCCACAACGGATATAAATCCATCTATCACTACAGGGATTCTATAGAAAGCTGCTCCTAAAAATACACCTGTCATTGCTCCAATATCATATCCTCCAACCTTTGAAATAATATCAATAGGATCATCAAAATTAATATTATGTTTTTTAACCACTTCTTCTACAATTCTTTTTTTCTTTTCAAAAGAAGCATTATTTATTCCGCCACCTTTTCCTACTACTTGAGAAGTTTCACACCCAATAAGAGCTTTTAATACTGCTGCTGAAGTAGTGGTATTTCCTATTCCCATTTCACCTACTCCAAGTATTTTATATCCCTTTTCCTTAGCTATTTTTACAGCTTCTATTCCGATTTCTAAGGATTTTTTAGCTTCTTCATAAGTCATAGCTGGTTCCTTATAAATATTTTTAGTTCCCTTTGATATCTTTCTATTTATAACTCCTTCTACAACTTCATCTGAATTAATTCCCACATCAAAAACCATTAAATCTGTTCCATTAGATTTTGCCAATGTAGCTACTCCCGTAGTACCTTTTATAAAGTTTTTTGTTTGAAGTAAGGTTACACATTGAGGTGCTGAGGCTACTCCTTCTTCTTCAACTCCATTGTCAGAAGACATTATAATCACACACTTTTTATCAATATTATTAAACATATTCCCAGTTATTCCAGATAACCTTATGGCTATATCTTCTAACTTCCCTAAACTTCCTAAAGGTTTAGCTAAAGAATCTACTCTATTTTTAGCTTTTAAAATCATGTCATTATCTAAACCTTCTATTCCTTTTAACACCTCATTTAACATTATCCTTTTCCATCCCTTCTTATTTTTTGATATAATATTTTCATTAGAATATAAGGAGATTAAGATGACTAACAAAATGAAAAATCATAAGATAACCAAACTAGGCGGTCTTAATAACTCAAATTATTTATTAGAGTGTGAAAATAATAAATATGTTTTAAGAATACCTAGTAAAGATAATAAAAATAATTTTTCAGAGGAAAATTTTGTTTTAATATTTGCTAATTTGAACAAGCTATCCCCCCCTATTATATATCATAATAAGGATAATGGAATACTAATAAGCAAATTTTTAGAAGATTCAAAGGTAAATATGAGTACATTTACATCTTTAGAATTCCTTGAAAAACTCTCAATTAATTTAAAAAAACTACATATTCTTAAGTGTGAACATATTTTTAACCCTTTTGAACATATAAGAAAAAATTTTCATATTTTAAAATCTAAAAACTTTAATTTTCATGAAGGCATTGATTTAGTCTTAAATAAATTAAATATTCTTGAAGAAAAATTAAGCAAAAATATGACTCTTGGCCTTTGTCATAACGATTTAAATTCTTCAAATGTACTATATCATAATAAAAATGTTCTTTTTATTGATTTTGAATTTTCTGCTATGTGTGATATATTTTTTGATTTAGCTACTGTATCTTGGATGCTTGATGAAAAAAAGAGATATTTTTTAATAAAAAGTTATTTTGGCTACTACTCTTATGAATTAATGGAAAAATTAGAAAATTACCTTTTTGTAGTTAAGCTTTGGAATGCTTCTTGGAGCTTCTTAAAGTCTTTAAATACTAATTCTACATATGATTATAAATTAGGTGGAAATATGATCATAGATGATTTATTATCCACTCTATAAAAGGGCTTTATCAAAATATAACAATAAAACTTACAAACAGTATGAAGAGAATATCTAGATAAGCTTTAGAATTTAAATTATTACGTAGAAAATATCACGTTAAAAAGCTGAGACTGTTAATTTCTTAGGAATACAATCTCACAAAGTTCAATTGCATAAGTTCAAGAATCCAAATTAAAAATTTGGACTTTCACTTAAAATCTAGTAATTCTCGGAATATGTTTGTAAGTTTTATAAAAAGTTATTTTGATATAATCCCATATATACATAGAATAATTATTAAATATAATTCATCTTTTAAAAATTTTATTATTTTTTATTGCAAAGATTCATTACTACTCTTAAATATAAATTTATTGCTGGAAACAGATCTTCTTCATTAAAATCAAACCTAATAGAATGATGTTCATCCTTTAACTCACTTCCAAACATTATATAAGATGCTTTTCCTCCATTTTTCTGTACTCTTTTCATCATATAACATATATCTTCACTAGCACCAAAGTCTTCTTCATCTATTACATTGTTATATCCCTTTATATTTTTTGCCTCCCATTTAATAATATCAATTAACTCTCTATCACTACTACCACTTATGGATCTTCCTAAACAGGATATTTTCACATGATTATCATGCATATCTGCAGAAGCTTTTAGAATTCTAGTTGCATAACTTTCCATATATTCATTTAATTCTGTAGTTTCTCCTCTAGTCTCTACTTCCATAAAAGCTTTTCCAGGAATTACATTTCTACCACTCCCTGCAATTAACTTTCCTACATTTATTCTTGTTATGCCTTCACCATTTCTTGGTATAGCATCTAAGTTTAATACTGCTGTAGATGCAGAAAGCAAAGCATTATGCCCTTTTTCAGGTGCAACTGCGGCATGGGAAGACTTCCCTGTAAATTCAGCATTAATTTTAGATGTTGCTAAAAATCCCTTTGTTCCACAGATTATTTCTCCTGATTTCCTTGCCTTTATTCCTATGTGACCACTTAATAAATAATCTACATCATCTAAGATTCCTGATTGAGCCATTGGATTTCCACCGCAGACGCTTTCTTCTCCAGGTTGAAAAATAAGCTTTATTGTTCCATTAAAATATTCCTTAAATCTAATAATCCCTTCTGCAACTCCAAGACCAATAGCTATATGACCATCATGTCCACAAGCATGCATAATACCTCTATTTAAAGAAGAAAAACCATTTTTAAAAGGAAAATGCTCATTATTTTCACATTCAAGTACTTTTACTCCATCTATATCAAATCTTAAAGCAATAGTTGGACCCTCTCCATTTTGTAAAATCCCAACTACTCCAGTGTATCCCCCAATCATATAATCACTTAATTCTTTATAGGCACCTTGATTTAAGGATTTTTCATAACTTTTCTTTAAATCAAGTTCGTTTGGTACATCTAACCTATGCTCTTCACTTATTATTTCTTTTCCTATTTTTATTTCATAACCCATTTCTCTTAAATATTTTCCAATTAAAGAAGATGTTCTAAATTCTTTCCATGCAATTTCAGGATATTTATGAAAATCCCTTCTATAATTAATTATTTTTTCTCTAATCTCCCTTAAAAACTTCTCAATATCCAATTTTAATCCTCCACATTAAATAATTTTTAAAAATACATATACTTAATAATACTTACCTTCTCTGTATAATAAACCTTTTAAAAAATTATTAATGTTTAAATTAATTTTTTTAAATAAAAAAGGTACTACATCTTTAAAATGTAATACCTTTTTAGTATTTTTCTTATAAATATTTTATTCTAAATAATAAAAAGAACTCGCTTTTTCTTTATTAATGACTGCATCCATCATGATTACATGTATGTGTGCTTGAGAACTCTTTTAATTCACCTTTTTTTAATGCTTCTAAATTAGCTTCTATATCTCCTTCAATAGCTTTGTAAACTTTAATTCCCATAGAATTTAATTTACTTATAGCACCAGCACCAATTCCACCAACAACTACAGCATCTACAACTTCACCTGATAAAGCTTTTATTGGTTGACATTTTCCATGTTCATGACCTAAATCACCATTGCCTACAGTAGTTACTTCATCTTTTTCTAAATCACATATTACGAAAGTTGGAGCAGTACCAAAATGACCATATGGTACACTTTTAACTCCTTCATTATTTTTAACTGGGAAACAAATTCTCATTATATTTTCCTCCTTCAAATTTTTATTATTTATGCATTTAGCATGTTTACATATCTTATTACATTTTTCATAGATATTTTCTTTTGTTTTTATATTATTATCATTATTTACGATATAATTAATTAAGATATTAATGCTTTCTAACTGCTCTATATTTAAATCATAAACAATGTGATAACCTATTTTATATCCAATTACGAGATTTGCATCTTTTAATATTTTTATTTGTTGAGAAACAGCAGATTCTGAAATGCTAAGTTCTCTAGCTATTCCCTTTGCACACATAGATCTTTTATTTATGAGATGTAGTATATTTATTCTAGTTTCATCTCCTAGTGCTTTAAATATTTTTATTTTATCTTCCATAAGCCACCTCTTATTTTTAATTAAGCATTTCCTTAATTAAATTCTACTCCTATTTTTCTAGAAATTCAATATCTAATTAAGTATTTTCTTAATTAAATTTATTTTTTAATATTTTACTCTCTTCTAAAATGATATTAACTCTTATTAAAACAGATTGAATTTATTAAAAAAAATAAAAAAGAGTGGCTTAAAACCACTCTTTTTATATTTAAAATTTATTATTTATTAGAAGCTTTCCATTCATCTAATTGTTTTTGCATTTCAGCTTTTATGTCATCTAATCCAGATGCAGCTAACTTTTTATTTAAGTCATCTAATCCTTTTACTGGATCTACTGAACCTGAGTATAAAGTTCTTTCAAACTCTTGTAATACGTTATTAACTGCTGATATTTGAGTTGTAACTGGCTCTGTATTGAACTTAAATCCTAAGATTGGTGAAGTCTTAGCACCTTGGTTAAATTCTTCAAAAGCATCCCATTTATCTGCTGGGTCACTATCTAAAACGTAAGTATCAAATAAGTTTCCGTAAGCCCAACTTGTAACACTATATGGTCCATTTGGATCTCTCTTTATTTGATTGTCACTAACTTTTTCATAGTGAGTTCCCTCTATTCCAAACATTAATAGGTTTCTTAATGTAGAGTCAGTATTTACTAAGTTTATAAGCTCCATAGCTTTTTCAGGATGCTTAGATGTTGCTGATATAGCAGTCATAGCTCCAGTTGTTGAGTTATTTGTAACATATGGAGGGATTATTGATGATGTTACAACTTCTCTACCTA from Clostridium perfringens carries:
- a CDS encoding adenosylcobinamide-GDP ribazoletransferase; amino-acid sequence: MKIFYKAINMTLSMFTVIPLPKYEWDDRAAKHIMKLYPFIGLIIGALWYLSFFVLSKLNVPIMLMAALILTVPYILTGFLHLDGFMDVSDALLSRRDKETKLRILKDSTVGAFSVISVVLLLLVEFAGMFTVLNKNLDMRILIFIPIASRAINGYFIVSQEMLGQSSLAKFFKEGTGKVDEIILLGIYVLVALITFFTLGINYLIAILAMGLISFILLLKVKKELGGINGDVAGYILVLMEFTGILLLGII
- a CDS encoding choline/ethanolamine kinase family protein gives rise to the protein MTNKMKNHKITKLGGLNNSNYLLECENNKYVLRIPSKDNKNNFSEENFVLIFANLNKLSPPIIYHNKDNGILISKFLEDSKVNMSTFTSLEFLEKLSINLKKLHILKCEHIFNPFEHIRKNFHILKSKNFNFHEGIDLVLNKLNILEEKLSKNMTLGLCHNDLNSSNVLYHNKNVLFIDFEFSAMCDIFFDLATVSWMLDEKKRYFLIKSYFGYYSYELMEKLENYLFVVKLWNASWSFLKSLNTNSTYDYKLGGNMIIDDLLSTL
- a CDS encoding metalloregulator ArsR/SmtB family transcription factor → MEDKIKIFKALGDETRINILHLINKRSMCAKGIARELSISESAVSQQIKILKDANLVIGYKIGYHIVYDLNIEQLESINILINYIVNNDNNIKTKENIYEKCNKICKHAKCINNKNLKEENIMRICFPVKNNEGVKSVPYGHFGTAPTFVICDLEKDEVTTVGNGDLGHEHGKCQPIKALSGEVVDAVVVGGIGAGAISKLNSMGIKVYKAIEGDIEANLEALKKGELKEFSSTHTCNHDGCSH
- a CDS encoding bifunctional adenosylcobinamide kinase/adenosylcobinamide-phosphate guanylyltransferase; amino-acid sequence: MIVLIIGGAKSSKSSYAEFYSSNLSKKGKGKLYYLATMNPYDSEDLKRIENHLKNREKYDFKTIEKHRNLNEIFYKFSKEDTVLLDSLTSLVTNEMFVGKEFNESVHSNILKDIKRLGTKVSNLVIVSDYVFSDGIKYDSYTESFKRELGKINCELASFSDVVIEASFGNLIFHKGEEVLEDENFL
- a CDS encoding M20 family metallo-hydrolase, which translates into the protein MDIEKFLREIREKIINYRRDFHKYPEIAWKEFRTSSLIGKYLREMGYEIKIGKEIISEEHRLDVPNELDLKKSYEKSLNQGAYKELSDYMIGGYTGVVGILQNGEGPTIALRFDIDGVKVLECENNEHFPFKNGFSSLNRGIMHACGHDGHIAIGLGVAEGIIRFKEYFNGTIKLIFQPGEESVCGGNPMAQSGILDDVDYLLSGHIGIKARKSGEIICGTKGFLATSKINAEFTGKSSHAAVAPEKGHNALLSASTAVLNLDAIPRNGEGITRINVGKLIAGSGRNVIPGKAFMEVETRGETTELNEYMESYATRILKASADMHDNHVKISCLGRSISGSSDRELIDIIKWEAKNIKGYNNVIDEEDFGASEDICYMMKRVQKNGGKASYIMFGSELKDEHHSIRFDFNEEDLFPAINLYLRVVMNLCNKK
- the cobT gene encoding nicotinate-nucleotide--dimethylbenzimidazole phosphoribosyltransferase, yielding MLNEVLKGIEGLDNDMILKAKNRVDSLAKPLGSLGKLEDIAIRLSGITGNMFNNIDKKCVIIMSSDNGVEEEGVASAPQCVTLLQTKNFIKGTTGVATLAKSNGTDLMVFDVGINSDEVVEGVINRKISKGTKNIYKEPAMTYEEAKKSLEIGIEAVKIAKEKGYKILGVGEMGIGNTTTSAAVLKALIGCETSQVVGKGGGINNASFEKKKRIVEEVVKKHNINFDDPIDIISKVGGYDIGAMTGVFLGAAFYRIPVVIDGFISVVAALLANRLNPLVKEFCFTSHKSQEIGYELAIKELGLDPMLDLNMRLGEGSGCPIAFSVIDFATAMMNNMATFEEGNIDNSYLEDVKDEECYIVL